A region from the Sutcliffiella horikoshii genome encodes:
- the nagZ gene encoding beta-N-acetylhexosaminidase has translation MKTIHEMTLHEKVGQLFVAGFHGTAPSGEIVKLIKDYHISGVIYFARNVEDPKQLHALTKELQKAAKDAGTAPLFISIDQEGGMVARITEGVTLSPGNMALGAGGNEETVYQLGKVVGTELRLLGINMNYAPCIDVNNNPLNPVIGVRSYGESAEFVARMGVQSVNGLQDANVSAVVKHFPGHGDTSVDSHLDLPVVHHDLERLKELELVPFYEAFKHGVDAVMVAHVAFPSIDPEKVPSTLSRKVVSELLRGEMGYEGVVVTDCMEMNAIIDYYGIEEAAILAVEAGIDQVLISHTFERQTRAIEAVIKAVESGRISLQQIDAAVERVLNLKEVRNLQENSAEWTDCKSEIGSVKHTELAQKASEASITFVKEREGLLPLQSEEQILLISVDPYVTSGADDTLYSEVTIGSFLEEKLPNLTEVIVSVTPEDEVVEKLILAASGVDKIMVATYQAVQHDSQADLVRKLVKEYGDKVGVIALRSPYDVVKFPEVSTYILTYESRKLALQSVSKFLLGEIEAKGKLPITLGTAKVN, from the coding sequence ATGAAGACAATTCACGAGATGACATTGCACGAAAAAGTAGGTCAATTGTTTGTTGCGGGATTTCACGGTACTGCCCCTTCTGGGGAGATAGTGAAACTAATAAAAGATTATCACATTAGTGGAGTCATTTATTTTGCACGAAATGTGGAGGACCCTAAACAGCTTCATGCGCTTACAAAAGAATTGCAAAAAGCTGCCAAGGATGCGGGAACAGCTCCACTTTTCATCTCCATTGATCAAGAGGGAGGAATGGTTGCCCGGATAACAGAGGGTGTGACGTTAAGCCCGGGGAACATGGCACTCGGCGCAGGAGGTAATGAAGAGACAGTTTACCAGCTAGGAAAAGTAGTGGGGACAGAACTCCGCTTGCTTGGAATAAACATGAATTACGCGCCATGCATCGATGTGAACAACAATCCTTTGAACCCTGTCATCGGTGTTCGTTCTTATGGCGAGAGTGCAGAGTTTGTTGCAAGGATGGGTGTTCAGAGTGTGAATGGATTGCAGGATGCCAATGTATCTGCAGTTGTAAAACATTTTCCCGGGCATGGAGATACTAGTGTGGACTCACATTTAGACCTTCCGGTGGTTCATCATGATTTAGAGAGATTAAAAGAGTTGGAACTGGTTCCATTTTATGAAGCGTTTAAGCATGGAGTGGACGCTGTCATGGTCGCACATGTGGCATTTCCTTCTATAGATCCAGAGAAAGTTCCTTCGACTTTGTCCCGTAAGGTTGTATCGGAATTACTACGTGGAGAAATGGGCTATGAGGGTGTGGTTGTGACCGATTGCATGGAGATGAATGCCATTATTGATTACTATGGCATAGAAGAAGCTGCTATCCTGGCAGTCGAAGCGGGAATCGATCAAGTCCTTATCAGTCATACATTTGAGCGCCAGACAAGGGCGATAGAAGCGGTGATAAAAGCAGTTGAATCGGGCCGCATCTCATTGCAGCAAATTGACGCAGCGGTGGAGAGGGTTCTTAATTTGAAGGAAGTACGTAATCTTCAAGAAAACAGCGCTGAATGGACGGATTGTAAAAGTGAAATCGGCTCTGTTAAACATACAGAACTTGCGCAAAAAGCAAGTGAGGCGAGCATCACGTTTGTAAAGGAAAGGGAAGGACTACTTCCACTTCAGTCAGAAGAGCAGATTCTACTGATATCTGTAGATCCATATGTCACTTCAGGAGCAGATGATACATTATATTCAGAGGTCACCATTGGTAGTTTCTTAGAGGAAAAGTTGCCAAATCTAACTGAAGTCATCGTTTCTGTTACTCCAGAGGATGAAGTGGTGGAAAAGTTGATTTTAGCAGCTTCTGGTGTGGATAAAATAATGGTTGCGACATATCAAGCCGTTCAGCACGATTCCCAGGCGGATCTTGTTCGGAAACTTGTTAAGGAATATGGGGATAAAGTAGGCGTCATTGCGTTGAGAAGTCCTTATGATGTGGTTAAGTTCCCAGAGGTATCCACTTATATTCTTACGTATGAAAGCAGGAAGCTAGCCCTTCAATCGGTTAGCAAATTCCTCTTAGGTGAAATAGAAGCAAAGGGGAAGCTGCCTATCACACTTGGAACAGCAAAGGTAAATTAA
- a CDS encoding ABC transporter ATP-binding protein: protein MASIIMENITKTFVDEKRGGTFTAVNDASFEIKDKEFLVFVGPSGCGKTTSLRMIAGLERQTSGNIYIGDKVVNNMHPKDRDIAMVFQDYALYPHMTIEQNLEFGLKNMKVSKEEIKKKVQYASRILGLDEMLDRKPKELSGGQRQRVAVGRAIVRDPKVFLFDEPLSNLDAKLRVQMRIELAELHQRLGATIVYVTHDQVEAMTLGERIVVMNKGEVQQIASPRELYRNPANMFVAGFIGSPPMNFFDAVLETASTLRIGDISFTIPEGLVKQYSDYVGKKVILGLRPEDIYDEEFAFTVPTNNKTAIKVKAMEHLGGENLVYFSIGDRMITAKVHGESFVRPGEAKNYVFNLDKMHLFNPATEKRIF, encoded by the coding sequence ATGGCAAGTATCATTATGGAAAACATCACAAAAACCTTCGTGGACGAAAAGCGTGGCGGAACCTTCACTGCTGTAAATGATGCCAGCTTTGAGATAAAAGATAAAGAATTTCTTGTATTTGTAGGACCATCCGGATGTGGAAAGACGACTTCCCTCCGCATGATCGCAGGACTTGAAAGACAAACTTCAGGAAACATTTACATTGGAGATAAAGTAGTAAACAATATGCACCCAAAAGATAGAGATATCGCGATGGTGTTCCAGGATTATGCGCTATACCCGCATATGACGATTGAACAGAACCTTGAATTTGGATTAAAGAATATGAAGGTGTCCAAAGAAGAAATTAAAAAGAAAGTTCAATATGCTTCCAGAATCCTTGGGCTTGATGAGATGCTTGATAGAAAACCAAAAGAATTGAGTGGGGGACAACGCCAGCGTGTTGCCGTTGGAAGGGCGATTGTCCGTGATCCGAAAGTGTTCCTTTTTGACGAACCTTTATCCAATTTGGATGCCAAGTTACGCGTGCAAATGCGTATCGAGTTAGCAGAATTGCATCAGAGATTAGGGGCAACAATTGTATATGTTACACATGATCAGGTGGAAGCAATGACACTTGGAGAACGAATTGTGGTCATGAATAAAGGTGAAGTACAACAGATAGCTTCACCGAGAGAATTATACCGAAACCCTGCAAACATGTTTGTTGCGGGATTCATCGGTTCACCGCCAATGAACTTTTTCGATGCAGTTCTTGAAACGGCCTCTACATTAAGAATCGGTGATATTTCCTTCACTATTCCAGAAGGACTTGTTAAACAATATTCAGATTATGTTGGCAAAAAAGTTATCTTGGGTTTACGACCGGAAGATATTTATGACGAAGAGTTTGCGTTCACCGTTCCAACCAATAATAAAACGGCCATCAAGGTAAAGGCGATGGAACATTTAGGTGGAGAGAACCTTGTGTATTTCTCGATTGGCGATCGAATGATTACGGCGAAAGTACATGGTGAGAGTTTTGTCCGTCCTGGGGAAGCGAAAAACTATGTATTCAACCTGGATAAAATGCATCTGTTTAATCCTGCAACAGAGAAAAGAATATTTTAA
- a CDS encoding carbohydrate ABC transporter permease, producing MSAKPAAAATTNKFNFSQFIKDYGWCYAFIAVPIILFLMFTLFPVGYAFIMSFQNYHVLGSTWVGLENYQTMVNDDIFWKAMWNTFIFTVGTVPVNVAITLFLAVLIFPRAKKAQTFFKASLYLPTVASGVTIALVWFWIYDPTSAGLFNMFLGLFGIDNIMWLGQSSTALFSIMLMSYLTGHGAGIILYLAALGGIPKSLYEAADIDHASEWSKFRNITWPLLKPTTLYLLVTGIIMSFQVFMSIYLMTQGGPNFATTTIAYLIYTHAFEYYKFGLAAAESFVLGAVIILASVIQFKVMSSDVEF from the coding sequence ATGTCAGCGAAACCGGCAGCAGCCGCAACTACCAACAAATTTAATTTCTCCCAGTTTATAAAAGATTATGGATGGTGTTATGCCTTCATAGCTGTTCCTATCATCCTCTTTCTAATGTTTACACTATTTCCAGTAGGTTACGCCTTTATTATGAGTTTTCAAAACTATCATGTGTTAGGTTCCACATGGGTAGGGTTGGAAAACTATCAAACAATGGTGAACGATGATATCTTTTGGAAAGCTATGTGGAATACATTCATTTTCACAGTGGGTACAGTACCTGTAAATGTTGCCATCACTCTATTTTTGGCGGTATTGATTTTTCCGCGTGCCAAAAAGGCTCAAACTTTCTTCAAAGCATCGTTATATCTTCCGACGGTAGCTTCTGGGGTAACGATCGCATTAGTATGGTTCTGGATTTATGATCCAACCTCTGCGGGACTTTTTAATATGTTCCTAGGACTTTTTGGTATCGATAACATCATGTGGCTCGGGCAGAGTAGTACAGCATTATTTTCTATCATGCTAATGTCTTATCTGACAGGACATGGCGCCGGTATTATTCTTTACCTCGCAGCACTTGGAGGGATTCCGAAATCTCTTTATGAGGCAGCAGATATCGATCATGCGTCTGAGTGGTCGAAATTCAGAAATATCACTTGGCCATTATTGAAGCCTACCACTTTGTATCTTTTAGTAACAGGTATCATTATGAGTTTCCAAGTGTTCATGAGTATCTATCTTATGACTCAAGGTGGTCCAAACTTTGCGACTACCACCATTGCCTATTTAATTTATACACACGCATTTGAATATTATAAATTCGGTTTGGCGGCGGCAGAATCATTTGTGCTTGGAGCAGTAATTATTTTGGCTTCTGTCATACAATTCAAAGTGATGTCATCTGATGTGGAATTTTAG
- a CDS encoding exo-beta-N-acetylmuramidase NamZ family protein has product MAKVLYGIDRFVDEKPSIWSGKRIALVTNQTGITSDFRSTIDVLNEMEGITLHKLFACEHGVRGDVQAGVHVEDFIDEKTGLPVFSLYGPSKKVSTELLEDVDAIFFDIQDVGVRFYTYLATVKYIMEACQQTRTAFVVMDRPNPIAPLTSGNILESEFVSFVGPYSLPVCLGLTIGEYARLIQKELYPEVELLVYEVKNWDRSMWGDQWQQQWIPPSPNIPHFSTTLYYPVTCFIEGTNLSEGRGTTKPFEWIGAPWFKPEEMIKHFADKNIDGVELIPAYFTPNMSKHADELCKGVQLLITDRHSLQVSKAAYEFLHSIFSVHEEAEWLEPFKEGMHPFADLLWGTEKVRMAIDSRVPYEVAADSWDKGLDDWQKRIDSILLYD; this is encoded by the coding sequence ATGGCCAAAGTATTATATGGAATCGATCGTTTTGTGGATGAAAAACCAAGTATATGGAGTGGGAAACGAATTGCCCTTGTTACGAATCAAACAGGTATCACTTCTGATTTCCGCTCTACTATCGACGTGTTGAATGAAATGGAAGGAATAACCCTTCATAAACTATTTGCCTGTGAACATGGAGTAAGAGGAGATGTTCAGGCAGGTGTGCATGTAGAAGATTTTATCGATGAAAAGACAGGATTGCCTGTTTTTAGCTTATACGGACCATCCAAAAAGGTATCTACAGAGTTGTTAGAAGATGTAGATGCCATTTTTTTTGATATTCAAGATGTTGGAGTAAGATTTTATACATATTTAGCTACAGTTAAGTACATCATGGAGGCTTGTCAGCAGACTAGAACGGCATTTGTGGTAATGGACCGTCCCAATCCCATTGCACCACTTACGTCAGGGAATATCCTGGAGTCTGAGTTTGTCTCTTTTGTCGGTCCTTATTCCCTGCCTGTTTGTCTTGGTTTGACGATAGGGGAATATGCAAGGCTGATTCAAAAGGAGTTATATCCGGAAGTGGAGTTGCTTGTGTACGAGGTGAAGAATTGGGACCGGAGCATGTGGGGCGATCAATGGCAGCAGCAATGGATTCCGCCATCCCCAAACATTCCGCACTTTTCCACCACTTTGTATTATCCCGTTACATGCTTTATCGAAGGAACGAACCTTTCAGAAGGAAGAGGCACGACCAAACCGTTTGAGTGGATTGGTGCGCCATGGTTTAAGCCGGAAGAGATGATCAAGCATTTTGCTGATAAAAATATTGATGGTGTGGAGCTTATTCCCGCTTATTTTACACCAAACATGAGTAAGCACGCTGATGAACTTTGTAAGGGAGTTCAACTGTTGATTACAGATCGGCACTCTTTACAAGTATCCAAAGCCGCCTATGAATTCTTGCATTCTATCTTTTCCGTTCATGAAGAGGCGGAGTGGCTAGAACCTTTTAAAGAAGGGATGCACCCTTTTGCCGACCTATTATGGGGAACGGAAAAAGTTCGGATGGCAATTGACTCTCGTGTGCCGTATGAAGTTGCAGCAGACAGTTGGGACAAAGGATTAGATGACTGGCAGAAACGAATAGATTCGATATTACTATATGACTGA
- a CDS encoding ABC transporter substrate-binding protein, whose protein sequence is MKRGLSLMMVMLLVAAVVLGCSNNSSTSSDGKDVVTVWTYPVHGEYEAELEELIASFEKENEDIKVEYEVLSWAEGPQKFDIALNSGNPPDVYFGKPQGKYVDSGLIVNLNDKLNVSQDDYNEVALDYMKIEDNLYGLPIYMFLHVWGGNKQMLEAAGVDYEKIQQEGWTWDEFEELASKGVGKKDSGEDTYGFVFQGNNEELLVHLAMNNGLPSRYTADGTTWNDDKILDTMKYISNLVDSGIMPKETAAVDPAKRMELFYNHQAMFFGRAIPYFDPVVEAHNEEIKAGKIEGEEVDFVLLPIPHNEGEEQVSFGGSEGYMLFTQKNAKEEHLNNSVKVLEHLTSAEAGKAAAALALPQVHKDAEGKFEMPLAPYNETAAEVLASKVLPPANASAEMAAKDDRFRTEVVIPTFQGLLSGELTPEEALETFKTKGEEIFK, encoded by the coding sequence TTGAAAAGGGGTTTAAGTTTAATGATGGTCATGTTGCTTGTAGCTGCCGTGGTTCTTGGTTGCTCCAACAATTCATCGACATCATCCGATGGAAAAGACGTTGTAACAGTTTGGACATATCCTGTTCATGGTGAATATGAAGCAGAACTAGAAGAGTTGATTGCTTCATTCGAAAAAGAAAATGAAGACATTAAAGTAGAATATGAAGTACTAAGTTGGGCGGAGGGTCCACAGAAGTTTGATATTGCCTTGAACTCTGGAAATCCACCAGATGTTTATTTTGGAAAACCACAAGGTAAATATGTGGATTCCGGTTTGATTGTAAACCTTAATGACAAGTTAAATGTTTCTCAAGATGATTATAATGAAGTTGCCTTAGACTATATGAAAATTGAAGATAATCTATATGGATTACCAATTTACATGTTCTTACATGTATGGGGTGGAAACAAACAAATGCTAGAAGCTGCTGGCGTTGACTACGAAAAGATCCAACAAGAAGGCTGGACTTGGGATGAGTTTGAAGAACTAGCATCTAAAGGTGTTGGCAAGAAAGACTCTGGTGAAGATACTTACGGATTTGTATTCCAAGGAAACAACGAAGAACTTCTTGTTCATTTAGCGATGAACAATGGTCTTCCAAGCCGCTATACTGCGGATGGAACGACTTGGAATGACGATAAAATTTTAGACACAATGAAATATATCTCGAACTTGGTTGATTCTGGTATCATGCCAAAAGAAACGGCTGCAGTTGATCCAGCAAAACGTATGGAATTGTTCTATAACCACCAAGCAATGTTCTTTGGGCGCGCTATTCCTTATTTTGACCCAGTAGTAGAAGCTCACAATGAAGAAATCAAAGCAGGTAAAATTGAAGGAGAGGAAGTAGATTTCGTTCTATTGCCAATCCCTCATAACGAAGGGGAAGAGCAAGTATCATTCGGTGGATCTGAAGGATACATGTTATTCACTCAAAAGAATGCAAAAGAAGAACACTTAAATAACAGCGTTAAAGTATTAGAGCACCTGACAAGTGCAGAGGCTGGTAAAGCTGCAGCAGCATTAGCATTGCCACAAGTCCATAAAGATGCTGAAGGCAAGTTTGAAATGCCATTAGCGCCTTATAATGAAACGGCTGCGGAAGTTCTGGCTTCTAAAGTTTTACCACCAGCTAACGCAAGTGCTGAAATGGCGGCAAAAGATGATCGCTTCCGTACAGAAGTTGTCATCCCAACATTCCAAGGTCTTCTGAGCGGGGAATTGACACCTGAAGAGGCGTTAGAAACGTTTAAGACCAAGGGCGAGGAAATCTTTAAGTAA
- the murQ gene encoding N-acetylmuramic acid 6-phosphate etherase, whose product MGLENLQDLVTEQQNSKTLKIDRKSTEEILEIINEEDQTVPIHIKREIPSITKVVDQVVKSFEMGGRLFYVGAGTSGRIGILDASECPPTFGTPSEMVKAVIAGGETAIFKAVEGAEDSEELGASDMHSNGVRLHDVVIGITASGRAPYVIGALKEAKKLGASTVSFTCTKDSALNKVADYKINIEVGPEVITGSTRMKAGTTQKLVLNMITTTSMVKLGKVYNNLMVDVQPLNKKLVDRAKRIIQNVTGCSFEEASELFDQSEGNPKIAIIIFTCQVNKDKAAELLSDANGFVYKAIKAYNK is encoded by the coding sequence ATGGGATTAGAAAATTTACAAGATTTAGTGACGGAGCAGCAGAATTCAAAAACATTAAAGATTGACCGTAAATCTACCGAAGAAATCCTCGAAATCATCAATGAGGAAGATCAAACGGTACCCATACATATAAAAAGAGAGATACCAAGCATTACTAAAGTGGTTGATCAAGTGGTGAAGTCTTTTGAGATGGGTGGACGCCTCTTCTATGTTGGCGCAGGAACGTCCGGCAGAATTGGAATCCTGGATGCCTCCGAGTGCCCTCCTACTTTTGGAACTCCGTCAGAAATGGTGAAGGCGGTTATCGCTGGTGGGGAAACGGCCATTTTTAAAGCGGTGGAGGGTGCGGAAGATAGTGAAGAACTTGGAGCATCCGACATGCACAGCAATGGGGTGAGGCTTCATGATGTTGTTATTGGGATCACGGCGAGTGGGAGAGCTCCTTATGTGATTGGTGCTCTTAAGGAAGCGAAGAAGCTTGGAGCAAGCACTGTTTCCTTCACCTGCACAAAGGATTCCGCCCTTAATAAAGTAGCAGATTATAAGATTAATATAGAGGTAGGTCCAGAAGTTATTACTGGATCCACAAGAATGAAAGCTGGTACCACACAAAAGCTGGTTCTGAATATGATTACAACCACTTCAATGGTGAAACTAGGAAAAGTTTATAACAACTTGATGGTGGATGTTCAACCATTAAATAAAAAACTGGTAGACCGTGCAAAAAGGATTATCCAAAATGTAACGGGCTGCTCGTTTGAAGAAGCCAGTGAGCTCTTTGACCAATCAGAGGGTAATCCGAAAATTGCCATTATCATTTTCACCTGCCAAGTCAATAAAGACAAGGCGGCAGAGTTATTAAGTGACGCAAATGGATTCGTTTATAAGGCTATAAAGGCTTATAATAAATAA
- the map gene encoding type I methionyl aminopeptidase, whose amino-acid sequence MIILKSEREIEAMAKAGKLLAACHRRLAKMIRPGITTMQIDKYVDAFLKKNGAKSEQYGYKGYQFATCASINDEICHGFPREIPLKKGDLVTIDMVVNLNGALADSAWTYAVGEVSDAARKLMDVTKKSLYIGIEQAVIGNRLGYIGHAIQTYVEGEGYSVVRDFTGHGIGKNIHEEPQVFHFGSPGRGVRLKEGMVITIEPMVNEGTWHSKMDDNRWTARTVDGKLSAQYEHTIAITKNGPVILTEQ is encoded by the coding sequence ATGATAATTCTAAAATCCGAAAGAGAAATTGAAGCAATGGCAAAGGCCGGGAAACTCTTGGCTGCCTGCCACAGACGATTGGCGAAAATGATCAGACCAGGTATTACCACCATGCAGATTGATAAGTATGTGGATGCATTCCTAAAAAAGAATGGTGCTAAATCGGAGCAATACGGTTACAAGGGATATCAGTTTGCCACTTGTGCTTCCATTAATGATGAGATCTGTCACGGCTTCCCGAGAGAGATACCCCTAAAAAAAGGAGATCTGGTCACGATTGATATGGTAGTAAATTTAAATGGTGCACTCGCTGATTCGGCCTGGACCTATGCAGTTGGTGAGGTGAGTGATGCAGCGAGAAAGCTGATGGATGTGACGAAAAAATCCTTATATATTGGAATTGAACAGGCTGTTATCGGCAACCGTCTGGGGTATATCGGTCATGCTATTCAAACGTATGTAGAGGGAGAAGGGTATTCGGTTGTCCGTGATTTTACTGGGCACGGTATTGGCAAGAACATTCATGAAGAGCCGCAAGTGTTCCATTTTGGTTCGCCTGGGCGGGGTGTCCGTCTAAAGGAAGGAATGGTCATCACCATTGAACCGATGGTAAACGAAGGCACTTGGCACAGTAAGATGGACGATAATCGATGGACGGCGAGAACAGTAGATGGAAAGCTTTCCGCACAATATGAACATACCATTGCCATCACAAAGAATGGGCCGGTTATTTTGACAGAACAATAG
- a CDS encoding carbohydrate ABC transporter permease — translation MISYSILILWVIITIIPLYWMLISSFRDTTVSVSFKPEWFPSEVTLATYIRFLTETDALRWLFNSIFVSSVLTLSNVIFSSLAGYAFAKLRFPGRNTIFWLLLGTMMIPAQVTLIPVYIMIVNVFGLVDTYLAIMLPMFTVVGNIFLMKQYMSTLPTTLIQAARIDGCSEIGIFRKIILPISKPGVAVLAIFTFVSTWNEFFWPFLVTQSSSMRTIQVGLASFKFQDATDYGAMMAGSMLAALPMFILFFALQRYFLQGITIGAVKG, via the coding sequence GTGATCAGTTACAGCATTCTGATTTTATGGGTAATTATCACCATCATCCCTCTATATTGGATGTTAATTTCCTCTTTCCGGGATACCACTGTCAGTGTCTCATTCAAACCTGAATGGTTCCCTTCCGAAGTGACACTTGCGACATATATTCGATTTTTGACAGAAACCGATGCACTACGTTGGTTATTTAATAGTATTTTCGTATCATCCGTCTTAACGTTATCAAATGTAATTTTCTCTTCTCTAGCAGGGTACGCATTTGCGAAACTACGATTCCCTGGAAGAAACACTATTTTCTGGTTACTGCTTGGTACGATGATGATACCAGCGCAGGTAACATTAATTCCGGTCTACATCATGATCGTAAACGTATTCGGGTTAGTAGATACATATTTAGCCATTATGCTCCCGATGTTTACAGTAGTGGGCAACATCTTCTTGATGAAACAGTATATGTCTACACTTCCCACCACTCTCATTCAAGCTGCCCGTATTGACGGGTGCAGTGAGATTGGCATATTCAGAAAGATTATATTACCGATATCTAAGCCCGGTGTGGCGGTGTTAGCAATTTTCACGTTTGTGTCTACCTGGAATGAATTCTTTTGGCCGTTCCTTGTTACGCAATCCAGTTCCATGAGAACGATACAAGTTGGATTGGCTAGCTTTAAATTCCAAGATGCAACAGACTATGGAGCAATGATGGCAGGATCCATGCTTGCTGCATTGCCAATGTTCATATTGTTCTTTGCATTACAGCGTTACTTCTTACAAGGAATTACAATAGGTGCAGTGAAAGGATAG
- a CDS encoding MurR/RpiR family transcriptional regulator, with product MNGGLLRLREALSTINPAERNAATFILEHPEEVCTLSVKELADKSNSSQAAIIRLCKKIGLDGYKELKLRIAGDVTSISSNTQEAYHEFKYNADIPTFMKTITENNIKSLRDTLELLDKEEVSQAVELLHKANRIDFYGVAASQLIAQDAQQKFMRINKLCTAYSDSHLQLTSATTMTKGDVAVGISYSGETTQTIEAIREAKKAGAITIAITKYGNNTLKELSDISLSISSMESSIRSAATSSRISQLNVIDILFTAVAAIDFEQSVEYLKKSRETINKTYR from the coding sequence ATGAATGGTGGACTATTACGATTACGTGAAGCATTATCAACGATCAATCCGGCGGAGAGGAATGCCGCTACTTTTATACTTGAGCACCCAGAGGAAGTTTGCACATTATCAGTAAAAGAATTAGCTGATAAAAGCAATTCCAGTCAAGCTGCTATCATCAGGCTTTGCAAGAAAATTGGCTTAGATGGATACAAGGAGCTGAAGCTGCGAATCGCAGGAGATGTTACAAGCATCTCGTCCAACACCCAAGAAGCATATCATGAGTTTAAATATAATGCCGATATTCCGACATTTATGAAGACCATTACTGAAAACAATATCAAGTCATTACGCGACACATTGGAATTACTTGATAAAGAGGAAGTAAGTCAAGCAGTTGAGTTGCTGCATAAAGCAAATAGGATAGACTTCTACGGGGTGGCAGCATCACAACTCATCGCGCAGGATGCTCAGCAGAAATTCATGCGGATTAACAAACTTTGCACCGCATATAGCGATTCCCATCTTCAACTGACTTCTGCTACAACAATGACCAAGGGTGATGTAGCGGTTGGGATATCTTATTCAGGAGAAACAACACAGACAATTGAAGCGATAAGGGAAGCAAAAAAGGCAGGAGCTATAACAATCGCGATTACGAAATACGGAAATAATACGTTGAAGGAGCTTTCCGATATTTCTTTATCCATCTCTTCTATGGAATCTTCTATCAGAAGTGCGGCAACTTCTTCTAGAATCTCGCAATTAAATGTAATAGACATATTATTCACAGCAGTTGCAGCAATTGACTTTGAACAATCAGTCGAATATTTGAAAAAATCCAGAGAGACAATCAATAAGACATACAGATAA
- a CDS encoding N-acetylglucosamine kinase encodes MIIGIDGGGTKTTGVAVDKDGNILAFKTVGPSNPNSSSEETVRHEINELFSILTKGKALTEKDVVFAGISGVESGGKKEWFIKLLREFTGPLATIFVDNDAVTALYSETKGQPGIVCISGTGSIVYGINDSQKRDRVGGWGFLIGDEYSGFAVGKKALEHIFSELDHGELPGEMANRILRQFYVETVPELIPVMYEMGKSRDRVASIAKIVIELSDKGDERAIKFLHEAADSMLKDITLLFKKLYEREGDHKQIPIVLTGGINQHAKEIITYLQEKGLKERSPFSFKLAAQHPVAGAIYAAHKEIGKNITPSFVKRLEEELTTWVKTDVKG; translated from the coding sequence ATGATCATAGGCATTGATGGGGGAGGCACCAAGACTACCGGAGTGGCTGTAGACAAGGATGGAAACATCCTTGCATTTAAAACGGTAGGTCCTTCTAACCCGAATAGTTCGTCCGAAGAAACAGTTCGTCATGAAATCAATGAGTTGTTTTCTATTTTAACAAAAGGGAAAGCGCTTACAGAAAAAGATGTTGTTTTTGCAGGAATATCAGGTGTCGAAAGTGGCGGAAAAAAAGAGTGGTTCATCAAGTTGTTGAGAGAGTTCACAGGTCCGCTTGCCACTATTTTCGTAGATAACGATGCTGTGACAGCACTTTATTCGGAAACTAAAGGCCAACCAGGAATTGTATGTATCAGCGGAACGGGTTCTATCGTTTATGGTATCAATGACAGCCAAAAACGTGACCGTGTCGGTGGCTGGGGTTTCCTGATTGGCGATGAGTATAGTGGATTTGCAGTAGGGAAAAAAGCGTTGGAACATATTTTTTCTGAATTGGATCATGGTGAGTTACCTGGCGAAATGGCAAATCGAATTCTACGCCAATTTTACGTGGAAACTGTCCCTGAATTAATCCCCGTTATGTATGAGATGGGGAAAAGCCGGGACCGAGTGGCGTCCATTGCTAAAATTGTGATTGAGCTTTCTGATAAAGGTGATGAAAGAGCCATCAAATTCCTACATGAAGCAGCAGACTCCATGTTAAAAGACATTACTTTACTATTTAAAAAGTTATATGAGCGCGAAGGCGACCACAAACAAATACCTATTGTGTTAACAGGCGGAATCAATCAGCATGCCAAAGAGATCATAACTTATTTGCAAGAAAAAGGGTTGAAAGAGCGTTCGCCGTTTTCTTTCAAGCTGGCAGCCCAACATCCTGTGGCAGGTGCTATCTATGCTGCGCATAAGGAAATAGGGAAAAACATCACTCCTTCGTTTGTGAAAAGGTTGGAAGAAGAGTTAACAACATGGGTGAAAACGGATGTAAAAGGATGA